A single genomic interval of Pangasianodon hypophthalmus isolate fPanHyp1 chromosome 8, fPanHyp1.pri, whole genome shotgun sequence harbors:
- the LOC113533362 gene encoding acylamino-acid-releasing enzyme, whose amino-acid sequence MDLKVSSPKEIAKLYREQSHFSSLSRADVGPVITSQYGGKYNNISTEWTQRDLERNEIVTFCRQYIVFHDDKLIVYSGPSGNCTEIKGELLSQDSPSGEMKAVVRECSIKGEEKQFLEIWHKNSKIKSLNLTALKKHGKVYEDEQFGCLVWSHSETHLLYVAEKKRPKAESYFQSESESGLLGDDEDVIKAGKQEDTVKGNQFVYYEDWGEALVSKSTPTLCILDIEGNNVSVLEGVPEDISPGQAFWAPNDTGVVFVGWSHEPFRLGLKHCPNRRSSLFYVDLTGGKCEKLSDSTAVCSPRLSPDHCRIVYFECDVYGPHQQCNKLCMYDWYTKKTSVVVDVVKRGREDGFTGIYSSMLSHQCWSADSQRVLISSPQRSRKDILVVDTSTGQVTSLTSKSDMGSWSLLTIHRDLMVVSCSSPNCPPSLRVGFLPASGSEEEVSWVTLEDAQMQPEIDWQILTFTPPPEEDNKQYPGLDFEAILLKPKDVKEGTKLPVIVKPHGGPHSVIVTEWLLSSAVLCRMGFGVLHVNYRGSLGYGQDSIFSLPGNIGTQDVKDVQFAVESILKRGDFDREKVAVIGGSHGGFLACHLIGQYPDFYKACVVLNPVTNLASMIGSTDIPDWCTVEAGCDYNTNTMLSSSMLEQMLNKSPIKHVTQVKAPVLLTLGAKDKRVPNKQGIEYYKALKALQVPVRLLWYPGNNHSLSKVDAESDGFMNIALWIIQHLNL is encoded by the exons ATGGATTTGAAG GTAAGCAGCCCTAAGGAGATCGCTAAGCTCTACCGGGAGCAGAGTCACTTCTCATCCCTGAGCCGTGCCGACGTAGGACCGGTGATCACGTCTCAATATGGAGGAAAATACAACAACATCTCCACAG agtggACTCAGCGGGATCTGGAGAGGAATGAGATTGTTACATTTTGCCGGCAGTACATCGTGTTTCATGATGACAAATTGATAGTCTACTCCGGGCCTTCTGGTAACTGCACAGAGATCAAGGGAGA GCTGCTGAGCCAGGACTCTCCTTCTGGAGAAATGAAGGCTGTAGTGAGGGAGTGTTCCATTAAAGGAGAGGAGAAACAGTTTCTTGAG ATCTGGCATAAGAACAGTAAGATAAAAAGTCTCAACCTGACTGCACTGAAAAAGCATGGAAAGGTGTATGAGGATG AACAGTTTGGCTGCCTGGTCTGGTCTCACTCTGAGACTCATCTCCtttatgtggctgagaaaaagCGTCCCAAGGCAGAGTCCTACTTCCAG TCCGAGTCTGAATCCGGTTTGCTTGGTGATGATGAGGACGTAATAAAGGCTGGGAAGCAGGAGGATACTGTCAAG GGTAACCAGTTTGTTTATTATGAGGACTGGGGTGAGGCTTTGGTCAGTAAGAGCACCCCGACACTTTGTATTTTGGATATTGAGGGCAACAATGTTTCTGTCTTGGAGGGAGTACCAGAGGATATTTCTCCTGGACAG GCATTCTGGGCACCTAATGACACAGGCGTGGTGTTTGTGGGATGGTCACACGAGCCATTCAGACTGGGCCTGAAACACTGCCCCAATAgacg GTCTTCTCTCTTTTATGTGGATCTCACTGGTGGAAAATGTG AAAAGTTGTCTGACTCCACCGCAGTCTGCTCTCCTCGTCTGAGTCCAGATCACTGCCGCATTGTCTATTTTGAGTGTGATGTGTATGGCCCACATCAACAATGCAACAAGCTCTGCATG TATGACTGGTATACAAAGAAGACGTCAGTGGTAGTTGATGTGGTCAAGAGAGGCAGAGAag ATGGCTTTACTGGTATCTACAGCTCCATGCTGTCTCATCAGTGCTGGTCAGCTGACAGCCAGAGAGTTCTTATATCATCTCCTCAGAGAAGCCGTAAg gacattctaGTGGTTGATACTTCCACAGGCCAAGTTACATCTCTTACCTCTA aGTCAGACATGGGAAGTTGGAGCCTGCTGACTATCCACAGGGATTTGATGGTGGTCAGCTGCTCATCTCCAAACTGTCCTCCAAGTCtg AGGGTGGGCTTTCTGCCAGCAAGTGGTTCAGAAGAAGAGGTGTCATGGGTGACACTAGAGGACGCTCAAATGCAGCCTGAAATTGACTGGCAGATTCTTACTTTCACCCCACCTCCAGAGGAGGACAACAAACAATACC CTGGTCTGGACTTTGAAGCCATTCTGCTGAAACCAAAAGATGTGAAAGAGGGAACAAAACTACCAGTCATTGTCAAGCCACATG GTGGACCTCACTCTGTAATAGTGACAGAGTGGCTCTTAAGCTCAGCAGTTCTCTGCAGGATGGGTTTTGGTGTCTTACATG TTAATTACAGAGGCTCTCTTGGGTACGGGCAGGACAGCATCTTCTCCCTGCCtggaaatattggcacccagGATGTCAAAGATGTCCAG TTTGCTGTTGAGAGCATTTTAAAGCGAGGCGACTTCGACAGAGAGAAGGTTGCTGTTATTGGGGGCTCCCATGGAGGATTCTTGGCTTGTCACCTAATTGGTCAATACCCAGACTTTTACAAAGCATGTGTTGTTCTGAATCCAGTCACCAACCTGGCGTCCATGATTGGCAGTACTGACATTCCTGACTG GTGTACGGTGGAAGCTGGGTGTGATTATAACACTAACACCATGCTGAGCTCTTCTATGTTGGAGCAAATGTTAAACAAGTCACCCATCAAACATGTCACACAG GTAAAGGCTCCTGTGCTGCTTACCTTGGGAGCGAAAGATAAGCGTGTGCCTAATAAGCAGGGCATCGAGTACTACAAAGCTCTGAAGGCTTTGCAAGTACCTGTCAG gtTGTTATGGTATCCAGGTAACAACCATTCTTTGTCCAAAGTTGATGCAGAATCAGATGGATTTATGAACATTGCGCTGTGGATCATCCAGCATCTCAATCTATAA